The Aristophania vespae genome contains a region encoding:
- a CDS encoding flagellin N-terminal helical domain-containing protein, translating to MSLSINTNRSAMVALETLNQTQGDLEKAENSVATGKKVSSAADNPASYGISSQINNDVAGQEAVNDGLSYASEIVSTSLNAAGQIVSTLNDVRSAVESLVQNSTQKDSLDSVNAKLQGLAGTINTIARNATVKGVNLLAMSSSDGYGISSTNFSYLTGSTGDMQVLTSAKTTLGSAAANANVMTDALGLTTGSSAGSNGAAINNTLAVSMKDGIVDEKSVTAVIDKIKAAVSSMTSVTSTLGASKITIATMSTYGKNLSNSLQNASGSLVDADMSAESAKLTSLQTKQSLGIKALTIANGQSQNILSLFQ from the coding sequence ATGAGCTTATCAATTAACACAAACAGATCAGCAATGGTCGCTCTTGAGACATTAAACCAAACACAAGGTGATCTTGAGAAAGCTGAAAACTCAGTAGCAACTGGTAAAAAAGTTTCCAGCGCAGCTGATAACCCTGCTTCTTATGGTATTTCTTCTCAGATTAACAATGATGTTGCAGGTCAAGAAGCTGTTAATGATGGCCTAAGCTATGCTTCTGAAATTGTTAGCACAAGCTTAAATGCTGCTGGTCAGATCGTTAGCACATTAAATGATGTCCGTTCTGCAGTTGAGTCACTGGTTCAGAACAGCACTCAGAAAGACTCTCTTGATTCTGTTAATGCTAAGCTGCAAGGTCTAGCTGGCACAATTAACACAATTGCTCGTAACGCTACAGTTAAAGGCGTTAACCTGCTTGCTATGAGCTCCAGCGATGGTTACGGCATTTCCAGCACGAACTTCTCTTACCTGACTGGTTCCACAGGTGACATGCAGGTTCTTACCAGCGCAAAAACAACACTTGGTAGTGCTGCAGCTAATGCTAACGTGATGACAGACGCTCTTGGTCTGACAACAGGAAGCAGCGCAGGTTCCAACGGTGCAGCTATTAACAACACACTTGCGGTATCCATGAAAGATGGTATCGTTGATGAAAAATCTGTAACAGCTGTTATTGACAAAATTAAAGCTGCTGTTTCATCAATGACATCAGTGACATCTACACTTGGTGCAAGCAAAATCACCATTGCTACAATGAGCACATATGGTAAAAACCTTTCTAACTCATTGCAAAATGCTTCTGGCTCACTAGTTGACGCTGATATGTCTGCTGAGAGTGCAAAATTGACATCTCTGCAAACAAAACAATCTCTGGGCATCAAAGCTCTTACGATTGCTAACGGTCAGTCACAAAACATTCTGTCCCTATTCCAATAA